CGTGGGTGCAGAGAGCGGCGCGGCGCGCAGGGCCGGGCGGAAGATGCACACGACGCAGAAGGACACCACTTACACCAAGATCTTCGTCGGGGGCTTGCCCTACCACACCACCGACTCCAGCCTGCGCAAGTACTTCGAGGTCTTCGGGGACATCGAGGAGGCGGTGGTCATCACCGACCGGCAGACGGGCAAGTCCCGGGGATACGGCTTTGTAAGTGCCGGggcgcggggcagggcggggggaacggcggccggggagggggcaggtGGACGGCTGCGTGGGCATCGCGGAGAAACttcgcggggggggggacacacaccgcTGCGAGGAGCCGGGCAGCCCCGGGCTCGGGGGACGGGAGGGGCTGTCGGGCACTTTGGCTTTTTgcgttttctcctttttttttttttccctctcctctccctgctgaggAGTCTGgagagaggcggggggggggcattaCTGGAAAAGGAGATTGAGGGGAGGAATTGCCTAATTTCTCGCAGCGCCGTCAGCGCGCCTGTTGCTCCCTGATACGGCCGTGCCGGGGGTTATCTgccggcggcggagcccggcccgCGCCCTCTGCCCCGCGCCGGCCAGCGGCCCCCggcgccccgctccccgctccaCGGCGCGGCCGCCGGGACGCTCCGCTCCactcggctcggctccgctcgggtCGGCGGGCGGGGGTCCCTCGCTGCCCCGGCTGTCCCCCAGCGgcgcccggggagggggggcagctgGGTGGCTGCCGTGGGCGAGAGGCTTCTCCTTCCCGGCGGAAAGGGTTCTAATGCGCAGCATCGCCCGTTAAGGTCACCATGGCTGACAGAGCCGCTGCTGAAAGGGCTTGTAAAGACCCCAACCCCATCATCGATGGCAGGAAAGCCAACGTGAACCTGGCGTACCTGGGTGCCAAGCCGCGGATAATGCAGCCAGGTGAGGAAGCGGCCCTGAACGGCTTTTCTCTCTCTACCTCAGGTTTCTGAAGAGGgtaaaactttaaaaaaggtAGTGCCGTCCTGCTCTTCCCTGAAGTACGCTCGCTGTTTAGGtgtgctttggttttgatttttaaatgcagcGTGCGGTAATTTTCTGGCTATTTTGTACACGTGccttatttaaaaaccaaaagcaatcaGAGATAAAGTATCTGCAGCTCCCCAGGAAGACTTCCACAGCTCAGGCACTTCAGTGGTTATTCCTACTGCTGGGAATGTGGTGGCGCTGACCATTTACAGTATCGTTGCAGGGAAAGATTGGCCTAGGAATGAATCGCTTCCAATGTGTGCGGTCTTATTAATACAAACAACATCTTAATGCAAACTCCTCAAACAGATGGGAGCTATTATGCAGACTTGAAAATGAAATGGCTCTTCTTAAGACCACATCTGAGCCAATCTTATGTCCTAGCCACTTCCCaaactgctgctttgctgcaagaGCGGCAGGAGCGCAGAGTGTGTGCACATTTGTGCTCTATAGGAGGCTGCTCTGAATTCCCATGTGCTCAGCCTGAGGAACACTTGTGTGAGTAATTGAGTGCCCACCAAGGAAAGAAGGGGTTTATGCTTGGGCACttgaagaacagaaatgaagtTAGGATTTGACCCCCATGCTAAGTCCTCATGAGCAGAGATGGCTCGAATTTAAGTCTGTAGAAGGTACACAAATACACTGATGCATAGAAAGTACCATATAATCATTCAACGGCTAAAGTTAGGGACCAGAATGGAGCAcgaaataaaatatgaaagaaaacctTGTGCTTGTTGTTTAGAAAAAGTCATTCTTCTAAACATCTCTAGGAAAGAGCACGCTTTACTGTTTTAAGTTTTACAtgcacgtatgtgtgtgtgtgtgtacatacggATTGATAcattttgctttctaatttttgGTTCTACAAAAATTCTCATCACTGGAGGTTGTTAGTGAAGGCTGTTActctgcatttgtgtgtgtgtgtatatatagcatAAATAAGTGGCCAAAGGAACACCCATACAGAGAATATGATGTGTTTTTGTTGGTAGGTTTTGCCTTTGGTGTCCAGCAGCTTCATCCAGCTCTCATACAGAGGCCTTTTGGGTAAGTCTGTTCAATGGGACCTCAAACAGGggaggaaaaatctttttttaaaaaaaggaaagaaaaagtatgatCCTTGAAGGCCTCCTGCAGTAGCAGCCTTATAAACTCAACAGCAATGCATAAGTTCTCAGACTTATAAATGTCTACCCATAAATGCGCTCACCTTGTCGGTCATGTTCTAAATGCCGCAGCTGAGTCAAGTTGTGTGGGACGTGTCCCTTCCACCTAAGCAGTCCAGTCCCGTATGACCCTATGATAAAACAAGGAGGTATGACTTGATGCAAGATTGCTGTGCcccatttctcttttttcagCTTGACTCAATGTTATTTATCTCTTTCTAATCTGACAGGGATCGTTTACAGTTAAGATAACTGATCAGAAGGATATGATGATAAGAGGTGGAATAGTTCTGTTTGGAGTTAAACTCTGTAACCAGTAGACTCAAACACAAACAAGCTAAAATGGTGATTAACGATGCATGTATGTTTTTTTCATATAGTCAATAGACCTCcgtgtgcttttttttatttatttattacagtaaTGAAGTGGTGTTGATAGCTAAACTGTgtgcttttatttaattgaaagaGCTGTAGTgaaagttttttggggggggtctttttaattttgtttttgttgttgagGAGTGACTTTGCCATGGGGAGCaaagggcctttttttttttccttgctttcaagCTGTAGCCTGTGACTTTTTTAACCATATTTTGTAGTGAGTGCTAAATTGTGTGACTTCTTGATTTTTAAGTAAATCAACGTATTGCTTGCATGTtcataatttgggggggggtgttgttctTGGGAGGGGTGTGGAGCTCTTTATTAACAATGTGCGTTCATTTGGGCTTTCTaattggagatttttttttcttcaacatgtCTTTAATATGTAGCGCATTTTTCCTTTACTTGAGTACACTATTGCTAAGTAGATCTAACTCTTGCTTCTTATAGGCATATAATTAGGAGGTGAAGTCTCCTTTATACTTTCCATACAGTGTCACTTCACTAATGCACACTGACTGAGAAACTCATtgcaaaataatgcattttgcTAATTAATGAGTAAGCTAACAATAAAGTAGGGAAAATATGtcacaaatgtattttgtttatttgattAGAATAGCTTTAGAATATTGTACCTAGCTGTTATTAAGCAGTGATAGCTTCTCAGTAGTTTGATTTGTCAAAATGGTAGGAAACAGTTCCTGCCTTCAAAACTGTAGGAAAAAGTTTTCCTAGAATCTTTATGTAGTTTTCTAAGAGAATGTTGATTCTTCAGAGACCCATGGGGAGGTtgtggaaaactttttttccttttttttttcttcttcttctgattaGACTCTACTCTATTTTGTTTGACTTCTTTGAAGTGTGAGGAAACAACAGTGTATATACAGTGATCAGTTTATGATGCTTGTGCTAAGGGAGGCAGGAGGCGGAGTGCATTGTCTCCAGAGCTGTTAAAGCACTTGTTGCAAAGAGGAACCAGTGGACTGCCTGGGGATCAGCCGTGGAGAGACTGAGTATTTGCTGAGCACAACAGAAAAGGAGAACCTGTGGCAATCCGTTGCTAAAAGGACTGTGCAAATGTAGGGCTCTTTCTTGCTTTCCTTACCCAGAGCCAACAACAGATCATGTAAATCATGTTTAGGTCAGGGAAGTTCTTCCAGCAGGCTGAATAAGGTTTTATTTCTAATGCAATGTACATAAATCTGAAGAAAAGGAATGCTGGTCACAGGGTCATGTATATATGAAATTGGTCATTTTTAATCTGTggcttttgcctttcttttacTGTTTGCAAACAAAGATGATGACTAATCCTGCTTCCTCCTCAAAATTTCCAATGACCTGTACCTTTTCTAAAGAATGTAGTTCAGATTAAGAAGAACAGCATTCAAAGAACAGCATTCATTAGGATGAATGAACATCCTCATTCACTACATTTCTTGACAGTAAGAGGGGTTGTTTCAGTGCTTACTTGAATCTACTTTTATTGAAGAGTTCACTGTTAGAGGATGTTACATGGACTGCACTGAAATACACGGTCACCTTAAagcctttcttcctcctgtgcaGTTGCACTTTTTAAAAGTACACTTTACTAACACGCTGTGTAGAATGGGTCGTAGTGGTGATTCACTACCAATACTCTACTAATCCATACACAAAAGCTCCAaatgttttgtggggtttttttcctaccagaCTGCAAATTAGTGTGGTGCTGCCATATTCTGGTATGGTCAGCAATGTTTTGATATGGTTCCCCACCTATcaaacaagaaactgaaaataattggATTATGTTACAT
This region of Harpia harpyja isolate bHarHar1 chromosome 1, bHarHar1 primary haplotype, whole genome shotgun sequence genomic DNA includes:
- the RBM24 gene encoding RNA-binding protein 24 isoform X2 — protein: MHTTQKDTTYTKIFVGGLPYHTTDSSLRKYFEVFGDIEEAVVITDRQTGKSRGYGFVTMADRAAAERACKDPNPIIDGRKANVNLAYLGAKPRIMQPGFAFGVQQLHPALIQRPFGIPAHYVYPQAFVQPGVVIPHVQPAAAAASTTPYIDYTGAAYAQYSAAAAAYEQYPYAASPAAAAGFQKLSS
- the RBM24 gene encoding RNA-binding protein 24 isoform X1, translating into MHTTQKDTTYTKIFVGGLPYHTTDSSLRKYFEVFGDIEEAVVITDRQTGKSRGYGFVTMADRAAAERACKDPNPIIDGRKANVNLAYLGAKPRIMQPGFAFGVQQLHPALIQRPFGIPAHYVYPQAFVQPGVVIPHVQPAAAAASTTPYIDYTGAAYAQYSAAAAAYEQYPYAASPAAAAGYVAAGGYGYAVQQPITAAAPGTAAAAAAAFGQYQPQQLQTDRMQ